The following nucleotide sequence is from Calditrichota bacterium.
CTGACAATTTCAATCTGATTGCCCAGGGAAAAATTTTCGTAATTTCCGCTCCGATGACGTCACTCTCGTAGCCCATGGGATCGTTGAAAATTTCCGATTCCTTGCTGTAACTATCGGCCACTCCTGTGATAAATCGACTGTTTCCGCCAACCAGACCTCTATTCACATACTGCAAGGCAACGCCAAGCGTGGGCGCCACAGACTGTGCCACGCGAACCATTGAAACAATCTGACTGACGGATGCGTTAACAAAATCGCTGTAAGCATGAGGCGTCATGAAGCCTCTTCCATGATCGTTATCCATGTAGCCGCGTTTTGACCCATGATTTCCGTTAGCGTTTGAGTTTTCTCGTCCCCACCCGGCGATTGCCACGGGCATGTCCATCATTAACGGAGCATCAGACAGTCCGCGCGTTTGGGAATTCTGGTAATTTTTATATTCAAAGTCCGCTCTGGCAATCAATATAGTTTTTGTCTGAAAGCTGCGATTAAAACCGATTCCCGCTGAAAATTTCATATTATTCAATTCCTGAACCTGATTGAAAAAATTCATTTCAGCGCGACCGCTCAGATTGATCGTAAAATTCTTCACAAAAAAACGATGCGTCACTTGCGCATTTGTATTCCAATAATCGTACAAATCATAACCTGTTTTATCGATCCGCTGCTCCGCGCTCAAGCTGAACATGGTCGTATCGCTTCCCGCCTGCAGCGTCAATGAATGCCAATAAAAATTACGATCCCTCATATTGGCAAAATCCGAATAAAGCCCCTCATAACTCAAGTCCCAGTGTTTCCAACTTCGCTCCGCGCCCAACAGCGCCGAAGAAACCCAACTTTTTTCCTGTTGCGGCAAGTGAAACGGATTATTGTTGTATTCCTGATTCAACGACATCTGGAATCCCCACTGACCAAACAACTTTGCCGATGACAAAAGAAAAATCAATGCGAGCAAAATTGGAAAATATTTCTTTTCCCTTTGATGCATTTCAAGACCTCATAATTCTACTAAAAAAACTCTTAAAGCAAGCTCCCTGTTTGATGCTTGAATTTGCGAGTCGATGCGACGCTTTCCTTCTCTGGCTGTGTTAGCGATTTAAAAAATGTTTTTTGCTCAGTTAAATGTTAGCGCGGGGAATAACTCATGCCTTCCCCACGCTTCTGACCAACCGGGAATATCGACGATTTTTCCCTATTTCATGAAAATCATCCTCCGCGACAAAGTTGTCTCTCCGGCGTGCAACTTGTAAATATAGATTCCCGAGGAGACTAAATTACCGGCGCTATTTCTGCCATCCCATTGTATTTGATGCATACCCGCGTTCTGAACGCCTTCGTAGAGAGTTCTGATCAATTGTCCGTTCAAATTATAAACCCTCAGACTCACCGAAGTTCCCGATAAATCGACACGATAGGAAATCGCAGTGCTCGGATTAAACGGATTGGGATAATTTTGCCCCAGCGAAATCTTTTCCGGCAAAACCGCTTCATTGATTTCGACGTCGGTCGTCGAACCGGCAATTGTGAGCGCATAATAGCTATTGACATCCTGCGTTTTAAAATAGATGATTTCTTGGTTGGGATCAATTTCAATCTGATTTTCCGAAAACCACTGTTGCGCGTTTTCATCCCAATACTTCAAAACAACATTTCCCTGGCGCAAAACTTTTGCCAGCGGCGAAATTGCAGAATCTCTGTTTCCGTAATGAAATGCAATGCGCAGACGTTTGGCAAAGCGAACAGGGACGCCTCTTCCCTGCATGCAGCGCCCTGAAGGATTGGAAAAATTCAAATGAAATCCAAACATGGCCGAATCTGGCTGCCCGGGCAGGCTATCGCCAAAAATGTGCATAAACTCCACAAACATGGAATCAGGGAACATCATTCCGCCGTGCCCGCCGCCATGCATTGCGCCTGGAGGAATGTCCATCCAGCTCAGACTATCCGTTGGGCAAAAAATTCGAACGGAATCGCGCCAATTTTGATGTACCCAACGACCAGCCCAAGGAGCGGGACCTGTCGGTTCGCGCCATGTCTGTCCGTCAATAGTATAGACAATAATTACTGGCATCAGGCGCCCTTCATTTATGCCGCCTTCAACCGTAACAATTGAACCAGCGCTCGGTTTCTCCACTCCTTCCGGCTGATACCAGGGCGGTCCAAAATTGAGAAAATAATCGGCTTCACCGTCATTATTTTCATCAAGATAATAGTGAAAATAAAAATACGTTGTATCGACCAGCACAGTACCGGTCACGGTCACTCTCTGCAATGAGTCAGGCCATTGCGAATGATGCCACCAATTTTCCACTGGTTCGCGCCACAGCATTCCATCAATTTCAAAAACTACGATTACCGGCAGCATGGGATTTTCGCGGACCAGCCCGACAATTTCCACAGTATCTCCGACCTGCGGGCGTTGCGCGCCGCTCTCCGGCTGATACCAGTCAGGACCGAATGCCAATCCGTAATCTCCGACTCCGTCGCCGTCAACATCGAGCAAGTAAAACATGTGGACGAGAGAATCCTGAACAACAACACCCTGCACCGTCACTGTTTCCAGCGAATCAGGCCAGGCGCGATTGCCATGATGGCGCCCCATGTCCTGCGCGGTCAACGGCAGTGAAAACAGGAAAAGTCCTGCCATTGCAACAGTCAAAATCCAAACTGCTGAGCTGTTTACATGTGATTTCATAAAGTTACCTCCATGTGATTTAATGATAAAATTGCAAATTCCCCGGCGCTACAAATCAGGCTGCCGGAGAATTTGCGTTGATTGGTTATTTATTCGGTTGATTCGCTCTGTTGCCTTTTGGCCCCGTGCCATCGCAGACGCCGGTGCGATTGCCA
It contains:
- a CDS encoding T9SS type A sorting domain-containing protein, producing the protein MKSHVNSSAVWILTVAMAGLFLFSLPLTAQDMGRHHGNRAWPDSLETVTVQGVVVQDSLVHMFYLLDVDGDGVGDYGLAFGPDWYQPESGAQRPQVGDTVEIVGLVRENPMLPVIVVFEIDGMLWREPVENWWHHSQWPDSLQRVTVTGTVLVDTTYFYFHYYLDENNDGEADYFLNFGPPWYQPEGVEKPSAGSIVTVEGGINEGRLMPVIIVYTIDGQTWREPTGPAPWAGRWVHQNWRDSVRIFCPTDSLSWMDIPPGAMHGGGHGGMMFPDSMFVEFMHIFGDSLPGQPDSAMFGFHLNFSNPSGRCMQGRGVPVRFAKRLRIAFHYGNRDSAISPLAKVLRQGNVVLKYWDENAQQWFSENQIEIDPNQEIIYFKTQDVNSYYALTIAGSTTDVEINEAVLPEKISLGQNYPNPFNPSTAISYRVDLSGTSVSLRVYNLNGQLIRTLYEGVQNAGMHQIQWDGRNSAGNLVSSGIYIYKLHAGETTLSRRMIFMK